A single region of the Lonchura striata isolate bLonStr1 chromosome 19, bLonStr1.mat, whole genome shotgun sequence genome encodes:
- the MFSD11 gene encoding UNC93-like protein MFSD11 codes for MSQEGKKLFNIIILGVSFMFMFTAFQSCGNIAQTVITNLNNTDFHGSGYTSMSIIYGVLSASNLISPSLVAIVGPQFSMVVSGVFYSLYIAVFIQPATWAFYTASVLIGIAAAVLWTAQGNCLTENSDENTIGRNSGIFWALLQFSLIFGNLYIYLAWQGKTHISESDRRTVFIALTVISLVGTVLFFLIRKQEDTKAPGDDDSTNEILGESSSARNKMMKAVAAFKKSITLSFTKEMLLLSVTTAYTGLVLTFFSGVYGTCIGAVNRFGSEEKSLIGLSGIFIGVGEILGGGIFGLLSKKSRSGRNPVVMLGILVHYIAFYLIFFNMPNDAPIAPMEGTDQVAYMVPNKEVAMLCSFLLGLGDSCFNTQLLSILGFLYSEDSAPAFAIFKFVQSICAAVAYFYSNYFLLQWQLLIMVLVGFFGTITFFIVEWGAAAALAARGSDYSSI; via the exons atgtctcaagaaggaaaaaagcttttcaaCATCATTATTTTGGGAGTCTCATTTATGTTTATGTTCACTGCTTTCCAATCCTGTGGAAATATTGCG CAAACTGTTATCACGAATTTAAACAACACAGACTTTCATGGCAGTGGCTACACGAG caTGTCCATTATTTATGGAGTATTGTCTGCATCAAATCTTATATCACCTTCACTGGTTGCAATAGTGGGACCTCAATTCTCCATGGTTGTTAGTGGTGTGTTTTATAG CCTGTACATTGCAGTCTTTATCCAGCCAGCTACATGGGCTTTCTACACTGCCTCTGTGCTTATTGGCATTGCAGCTGCTG TCCTCTGGACAGCTCAGGGAAATTGCTTGACTGAAAATTCTGATGAAAACACCATTGGAAGGAACAGTGGAATATTTTGGGCACTCCTACAGTTCAG CTTGATTTTTGGAAATCTGTATATATACTTGGCTTGGCAAGGGAAAACTCACATATCAG aGAGCGATCGCAGAACTGTCTTCATTGCTCTGACTGTTATCAGTCTTGTGGGCACAGTTCTGTTCTTTCTGATTAGGAAACAAGAGGACACAAAAGCTCCAGGGGATGATGATTCCACTAATGAAATCCTGGGGGAGAGCTC GTCTGCACGAAACAAAATGATGAAAGCAGTGGCTGCCTTCA AGAAATCTATTACACTGAGCTTCACCAAAGAGATGCTGCTTCTCAGTGTTACCACAGCCTACACAG GTCTGGTGCTGACATTCTTTTCTGGAGTGTATGGAACGTGCATTGGAGCTGTGAATAGGTTTGGCAGTGAAGAGAAAAGCCTGATTGGTCTCTCTGGCATTTTTATTGGTGTTGGAGAAATCTTGG ggGGAGGAATCTTTGGCTTGCTGAGCAAGAAGAGTCGCTCTGGCAGGAACCCAGTGGTGATGCTGGGCATCCTTGTCCATTACATAgccttttatttaatttttttcaacatGCCAAATGATGCCCCCATTGCTCCAATGGAAGGAACAGATCAAGTTGCTTACATGGTTCCAAA CAAAGAGGTGGCCAtgctctgcagcttcctgctggggctgggggacagctgCTTCAACACCCAGCTCCTCAGTATTCTGGGATTCCTGTACTCAGAGGACAGTGCTCCTGCCTTTGCCATCTTTAAGTTTGTTCAG TCcatctgtgctgctgttgcCTATTTCTACAGCAACTATTtcctgctgcagtggcagcTCCTGATCATGGtgctggtgggtttttttgggacaATCACCTTCTTCATCGTGgagtggggagcagcagcagcccttgcTGCCCGTGGCTCAGACTACAGCAGCATCTGA
- the SRSF2 gene encoding serine/arginine-rich splicing factor 2, with amino-acid sequence MSYGRPPPDVEGMTSLKVDNLTYRTSPDTLRRVFEKYGRVGDVYIPRDRYTKESRGFAFVRFHDKRDAEDAMDAMDGAVLDGRELRVQMARYGRPPDSHHSRRGPPPRRYSSSGYGRRSRSPRRRRRSRSRSRSRSRSRSRSRYSRSKSRSRTRSRSRSTSKSRSARRSKSKSSSVSRSRSRSRSRSRSRSPPPASKRESNSRSRSKSPPKSPEEEGAVSS; translated from the exons ATGAGTTACGGCCGCCCGCCGCCCGATGTGGAGGGCATGACGTCCCTCAAGGTGGACAACCTGACCTACCGCACCTCCCCGGATACCCTCCGGAGAGTCTTTGAGAAGTACGGCCGCGTGGGCGACGTTTACATCCCCCGGGACCGCTACACCAAGGAGAGCCGCGGCTTCGCCTTCGTGCGCTTCCACGACAAGCGGGACGCGGAGGACGCGATGGACGCGATGGACGGGGCGGTGCTGGACGGGCGGGAGCTCCGCGTGCAGATGGCCCGCTACGGCCGCCCGCCCGACTCGCACCACAGCCGCCGCgggccgccgccccgccgctaCAGCAGCAGCGGCTACGGCCGCCGCAGCCGCAG CCCTAGAAGACGCCGTCGCAGCCGATCTAGAAGCAGGAGCCGCTCTAGGTCCCGCAGTCGGTCCCGCTACAGTCGATCTAAATCCCGGTCTCGCACACGCTCTCGGTCTCGCTCCACCTCCAAGTCCAGGTCTGCCAGGAGATCCAAGTCAAAGTCCTCATCTGTCTCCAGATCCCGCTCCAGGTCAAGATCCCGGTCCAGATCTAGaagccctccccctgcctcaAAGAGGGAATCCAACTCTAGATCCAGGTCTAAGAGCCCTCCCAAGTCTCCGGAAGAAGAAGGAGCTGTATCCTCCTAG